The Sphingosinicella flava genome includes the window CAGATGAGCGGCGAACGGATTTTCACGGCCTGGATGCCCAGTTCGTCGATCTTGAGCGCCGCCGGTTCGTCGATCAGCGTGCCTTCCCGGGCGATGACGTCGCCCGTCTTGCTGTCGACGATATCCTCGGACGGGGTACGGCCCAGGATACGCTCGCCCAAGGAGGCGATGGTCGCGCCGCCCTGAACGATCGCCCGCATTTCGAGTGCGTTGGAGGTCTTGCAATCCTCCTCGACGATCACGCAATCCTGGCTGACGTCGACGAGACGGCGGGTCAGGTAACCCGAGTTCGCCGTCTTGAGCGCCGTGTCTGCCAGACCCTTGCGGGCACCGTGGGTCGAGTTGAAATATTCGAGGACGGTGAGGCCTTCCTTGAAGTTCGAGATGATCGGCGTTTCGATGATCTCGCCCGACGGCTTGGCCATGAGGCCGCGCATACCGGCAAGCTGCTTCATCTGGGCCTGCGAACCACGGGCACCCGAATGCGCCATCATGTAGATGGAGTTGATCGGGGCCATGCGGCCATTCTCGTCCTTCGGCTGCGCCTTGATCTTGTCCATCATGGCGTTCGCGACCTGGTCGCCGCACCGGCTCCAGGCGTCGATCACCTTGTTATACTTTTCCTGCTGGGTGATCAGGCCGTCCTGATACTGCTGCTCATAATCCTTCACGAGCGCGCGGGTCTCGTCGACCAGCCCTTCCTTCTCGTGCGGGATGATCATGTCGTCCTTGCCGAACGAAATGCCGGCGCGGAAGGCGTGACGGAAGCCAAGCTGCATGATCGCGTCGGCGAACAGCACGGTCTCCTTCTGCCCCGTGTGGCGATAGACCTCGTCGATCACGTCGCCGATGTCCTTCTTGGTGAGAAGGCGGTTGACGGTTTCAAACGGCACCTTGTGGCTCTTCGGCAGCGTCTCGCCGAGCAGCATGCGGCCTGGCGTCGTTTCGAAGCGCTTCATGTAGGTGTTGCCGTTTTCGTCCGTCTGCGGAACGCGGCTGACGATCTTCGAGTGCAGGGTGACGGCACCGGCGTTCAGGGCCTGGTGGACCTCCTGCATGTCGCTGAGCAGCGACCCTTCGCCCGGCTCACCCTCACGCTCGAGGCTGAGATAATAGAGGCCGAGGACCATGTCCTGCGAGGGAACGATGATCGGCTTGCCGTTGGCGGGCGACAGGATGTTGTTGGTCGACATCATCAGGACGCGCGCTTCGAGCTGCGCCTCGAGGCTCAGCGGAACGTGCACGGCCATCTGGTCGCCGTCGAAGTCGGCGTTGAAGGCGGCGCAGACGAGCGGGTGAAGCTGGATCGCCTTGCCCTCGATCAGCACCGGCTCGAACGCCTGGATGCCGAGGCGGTGGAGCGTCGGCGCGCGGTTGAGGAGCACCGGATGCTCGCGAATGACTTCGTCGAGGATGTCCCAGACTTCCTTGCGCTCCTTCTCCACCCACTTCTTCGCCTGCTTGAGGGTCATCGAGAGACCCTTGGCGTCGAGGCGCGAGTAGATGAACGGCTTGAACAGCTCGAGCGCCATCTTCTTCGGCAGGCCGCACTGGTGGAGCTTCAGTTCCGGACCGGTCACGATGACCGAACGGCCCGAATAGTCGACGCGCTTGCCGAGCAGGTTCTGGCGGAAGCGGCCCTGCTTGCCCTTCAGCATGTCGGACAGCGACTTCAGCGGACGCTTGTTGGCGCCCGTGATGGTGCGGCCGCGACGGCCATTGTCGAACAGGGCGTCCACGGCCTCCTGCAACATGCGCTTTTCGTTGCGGACGATGATGTCCGGCGCGCGCAGCTCCATCAGCCGCTTCAGGCGGTTGTTGCGGTTGATGACGCGGCGGTAGAGGTCGTTCAGATCCGACGTCGCGAAACGGCCGCCGTCGAGCGGCACCAGCGGGCGCAGTTCGGGGGGGATGACCGGAACGACGTCCAGGATCATCCATTCCGGACGGTTGCCGGATTCGAGGAAGCTTTCGACGACCTTCAGGCGCTTGATGATCTTCTTGGGCTTCAACTCCGACTTGGTGGTCGCGAGCTCTTCCAGCAGATCCTTGCGCTCGCCTTCGAGGTCGAGGTCCATCAGCATCTGCTTGACGGCTTCGGCGCCGATGCCGGCGGAGAAGGCGTCTTCGCCATATTCGTCCTGCGCCTCGATCAGCTCGTCCTCGGTGAGGAGCTGATACTTTTCGAGCGGGGTGAGGCCCGGTTCGATGACGACATAGGATTCGAAGTAGAGGACGCGCTCAAGCTGCTTCAGCTGCATGTCGAGCAGCAGGCCGATGCGGCTCGGCAGCGACTTCAGGAACCAGATGTGGGCAACCGGCGCGGCGAGTTCGATATGACCCATGCGTTCGCGGCGGACCTTCGACACGGTCACTTCCACGCCGCACTTTTCGCAGACGATGCCCTTATATTTCATGCGCTTGTACTTGCCGCACAAGCATTCGTAATCCTTGATCGGACCGAAGATGCGCGCGCAGAACAGGCCGTCGCGTTCCGGCTTGAACGTGCGGTAGTTGATCGTTTCCGGCTTCTTGATCTCGCCGAACGACCATGAACGGATGCGCTCCGGCGAGGCGATGCCGATCTTAATCTGGTCGAACGTCTCCGGCTTGGCGACCGGGTTTGCGAAGTTGGTCAGTTCATTCATGTCGTTTCTCTTCCTTTAGCCCCTCTCCCCTTTGCGGGAGAGGGAGGGCCCCACCGCCGTGGCGGTGGGAGGGAGAGGGGAGTGAGGCCGAAACCCCTCTCCCCAACCCCTCTCCCGCAAGGGGAGAGGGGCTAGAGTTCAGTTATTCCGCCGCCTCGGCCAGATCGTCATCGTCCGCGAGGCTGTTGAGCTCCACGTTGAGGCCCAGCGAGCGCATTTCCTTGACGAGCACGTTGAAGCTCTCCGGAATACCGGCTTCGAACGTGTCGTCGCCCTTGACGATTGCTTCGTAGACCTTGGTACGGCCGATCACGTCGTCCGACTTCACGGTCAGCATTTCCTGGAGCGTATAGGCGGCGCCGTAAGCCTGGAGCGCCCACACTTCCATTTCGCCGAAACGCTGTCCGCCGAACTGCGCCTTGCCGCCCAGCGGCTGCTGGGTGACGAGGCTGTACGGGCCGATCGAACGGGCGTGGATCTTGTCGTCGACAAGGTGGTGGAGCTTCAGCATGTAGATATAGCCCACGGTCACCTTGCGGTCGAACGCTTCGCCGGTACGGCCGTCGTAAAGCGTCACCTGGCCGCTTTCGTCGAGGCCCGCCTTGGCGAGCATCGCCGAGACGTCCGCTTCCTTGGCGCCGTCGAACACCGGCGTGCCCATCGGAACGCCGTTCACGAGGTTCGACGCGAGTTCCATCACCTCGTCCTCGTCGCGGGCGTCGATCTCGGCGTGATAATGATCGCCGTAGATGTCCTTCAGCTTGGCACGAACCGCCGTCACGTCGCCGGACGCAATGTCCTTGCCCTTGTGATGGATGTCCTCGAGCATGCCCGCAATCTGGCGGCCAAGGCCGCGCGCGGCCCAGCCGAGGTGCGTTTCGAAGATCTGGCCGACGTTCATACGCGACGGCACGCCGAGCGGATTGAGGACGATGTCGGCATGCGTTCCGTCTTCGAGGAACGGCATGTCCTCGATCGGCAGGATGCGCGAGATGACGCCCTTGTTGCCGTGGCGGCCGGCCATTTTGTCGCCCGGCTGCAGCTTGCGCTTCACCGCAACGAAGACCTTGACCATCTTCAAGACGCCCGGCGGCAGCTCGTCGCCGCGCTCCAGCTTCTCGATGCGGTCCTCAAGGCGGCGTTTGATGACGCCTTCGGCTTCGTCGAACTGGGTACGAACGGCTTCGAGATCGCCCTGAACCTTGTCGTCGGCGACGGCGAACTTCCACCATTCGTGACGCTCGACGCTGTCCAGCAGATCCTGGTCGATCGCGCTGCCCTTCTTGATGCCCTTCGGCGCCGCGGCGGCCGTCTGGCCGAGCAGCATGTCCTTCAGGCGCGAATAAGTGGCACGGCGGAGGATCGAGCGTTCGTCCTCGGCATCCTTGCGCAGACGATCCTTTTCCTCGGCCTGGATGGCGCGGGTGCGGTCGTCGATGTCGATGCCGTGACGGTTGAAGACGCGCACGTCGACGATCGTACCGGCAACGCCCGGCGGCAGGCGAAGCGAGGTGTCGCGCACGTCGCTGGCCTTTTCGCCGAAGATGGCGCGGAGGAGCTTTTCTTCCGGCGTCATCGGGCTTTCGCCCTTCGGCGTGATCTTGCCGACCAGAATGTCGCCTGGCTCCACTTCGGCGCCGATATAGACGATGCCCGCCTCGTCGAGGTTGCGGAGCGCTTCCTCGCCGACGTTCGGAATGTCGCGGGTGATGTCTTCCGGCCCGAGCTTCGTGTCGCGCGCCATCACTTCGAATTCCTCGATGTGGATCGAGGTGAAGACGTCGTCCTTCACGATGCGTTCGGAAATGAGGATCGAGTCCTCATAATTGTAGCCGTTCCACGGCATGAACGCGACGAGCACGTTGCGGCCGAGGGCGAGCTCGCCAAGCTCCGTCGAGGGGCCGTCGGCAATGACGTCGCCCGCATTCACCACGTCGCCCACCTTCACCAGCGGACGCTGGTTGATGCAGGTCGACTGGTTCGAACGCTGGAACTTCATGAGCGTGTAGATGTCGACACCCGACTTGCCGGCTTCGACTTCGCCCGTGGCGCGGATCACGATGCGCGACGCGTCGACCTGGTCGACGATGCCGCCGCGCTTGGCGGCGATCGCGGCACCCGAGTCGCGCGCAACCGTCTCTTCCATGCCGGTGCCGACGAACGGCGCCTCGGCGCGGACGAGCGGCACGGCCTGACGCTGCATGTTCGATCCCATGAGCGCGCGGTTGGCGTCGTCATTCTCGAGGAACGGGATGAGCGACGCGGCGACCGAGACGAGCTGCTTGGGGCTGACGTCCATCAGCGTGATGTGGTCGCGCGGGACCATCAGGAATTCGCCGGCCTGACGGGCGGAAACGAGATCCTCAGTAAAGCGGCCTTCGGCATCCAGATCGGCGTTGGCCTGCGCGATCGTGTGCTTCGCCTCTTCCATCGCCGACAGATAGACGACTTCGTTCGTCACCTTATTGTCGATGACCTTGCGATACGGCGTCTCGATGAAGCCATATTTGTTGACCCGGCTGAAGCTCGCCAGCGAGTTGATGAGGCCGATATTCGGGCCTTCCGGCGTTTCGATCGGACAGATACGGCCATAATGGGTGACGTGAACGTCGCGGACCTCGAAGCCCGCGCGCTCGCGGGTGAGGCCGCCCGGCCCGAGCGCCGACACGCGGCGCTTGTGCGTCACTTCCGACAGCGGGTTGGTCTGATCCATGAACTGCGACAGCTGCGAGGAGCCGAAGAATTCGCGGACCGCGGCCACGGCCGGCTTCGCATTGATGAGGTCGTTCGGCATGACGGTCGACACATCGACGGACGACATGCGCTCCTTCACCGCGCGCTCCATGCGGAGCAGGCCGACGCGATACTGGTTCTCGAGCAATTCGCCCACCGAACGGACGCGGCGGTTGCCGAGATTGTCGATGTCGTCGATCTCGCCCTTGCCGTCCTTCAGGTTCACCAGTTCCTTGACGACCGCGACGATGTCTTCGGTGCGGAGCGTGGTGATCGTGTCCTCGGCATCGAGGCCGAGGCGCATGTTAAGCTTGACGCGGCCAACGGCCGACAGGTCGTAGCGCTCCGGATCGAAGAACAGGCCGGCGAACAGGGCTTCGGCGGTTTCCTTCGTCGGCGGTTCGCCGGGGCGCATGACGCGGTAGATGTCGGACAGCGCGCTGTCGCGGTCTTCCGACTTGTCCGCCTTCAGCGTGTTGCGCATCCAAGCGCCGGTATTGGTATGATCGATGTCGAGCAGCTCGAGACGGTCGATGCCCGCCTTGTCGAGCTTCTCGAGGTTCTCAGGAGAAACCTCGTCGCCGGCCTCGATATAGATCTCGCCGGTCTTCTCGTTGATGAGGTCATAGGCCGAATAGCGACCGAAAATCTCTTCGGTCGGGATGACGAGGCTGGTGAGCCCGTCCTTGCCGGCCTTGTTGGCGGCGCGCGGCGTGATTTTCTGGCCCGCCGGGAACACCACCTCGCCGGTTTCGGCGTTGACGATGTCGAAAGCGGGCTTCTGGCCGCGCCATTGCTCGGCCACGAACGGAATCTGCCAGCCGTCCTTGCCGCGCACGAACGTGACGCGGTTGTAGAATGTGTTGAGGATTTCCTCGCTGGTGAGGCCAAGGGCGTGCAGCAGCGCCGTTACCGGCAGCTTGCGCTTGCGGTCGATGCGGACGTTGACGATGTCCTTGGCGTCGAATTCGAAATCGAGCCAGGAGCCGCGATAGGGGATGACGCGCGCGGCAAAGAGATATTTGCCCGAAGCGTGGGTCTTGCCGCGGTCATGATCGAACAGGACACCCGGCGAACGGTGCATCTGGCTGACGATGACGCGCTCCGTGCCGTTGACGATGAACGTGCCGTTCTTCGTCATCAGCGGCATGTCGCCCATATAGACGTCCTGCTCCTTGATATCGAGGACGGAGCGGGTTTCCGTATCCGGATCCACCTCGAACACGATGAGGCGCAGGGTGACGCGCATCGGGGCGGCATAGGTCATGCCGCGCTGGCGGCACTCGTCAGTGTCGTATTTCGGCTCTTCAAGCTCGTAATGAACGAAATCCAGCTCGGCGGTGCCGGCGAAGTCGCGGATCGGGAAGACCGAGCGCAGCGTCTTTTCCAGGCCCGACACATAGCCGTCCTGCGGCCGCGAGCGGAGGAATTGTTCGTAGCTGTCGCGCTGAACCTCGATGAGGTTCGGCATTTCGCTGACTTCGTGGATATTGCCGAAGATCTTGCGGATCCGCTTGGACGCGGAAACCCGAGTCTCCGCCGCCGGTGCTGCCTTGGTCGCCATGAAAAATTTCGCCTCGTTCCGTCGAAACAGGTGCGCTGAAAACGCAAAAAGCCGCGCTTTTCCAACGAAAAGGCAGCTTCAAGCGTCTAAGGAACCACAAGGCCGATCAATGCTTTGAACATGCTGCGCGACGGCATGTCCTGTTCCGAAAGGCTGTGGTGATGGCAGGCATGTAGGGAAAGGCTGTTGGAAAGTCAACTTTTCGGCTGTTGTTGTCCGCGCGTCGTCTCTTGCAGCCGCACCAGTCCTTCTCCGGTCATCTGAGTCTAGTCAGGTGTGATCCTGGAGAGGTTTATTCAGGATCAATCGGTAAGAAGAGAAGTGAGGTAAGTGAGATTCCAGCTTTCGCTGGAATGACGTGAGATCTAAAATTGGAATGTCATTCCAGCGAAAGCTGGAATCTCACTTACCTAAATCTTATCCGATCAATCCACTTTCAAGCGCACGAACGCCATCGCGCCCGCCGGGTCGCCGTCGTAGAGCGGCTCCAGCGCCGCGGGCACGAAATTGCGGGCGTAAAGGCCGCCGATGCCGAACTTCACGCTGGGTGCCACCTCGAAATCCCGGATCACGCCGATCGACGCCTTTCCGACCCGGTAGGTGTCGCCATGATGGCCATCTTCCGACAGCAATTCATCATTCTCGGTATATTCGGCACGGCCGAACAGGGTCCAGGCATTGAGGCCGACGGCGGTTTCGAGGACGAGCGCGTCGAGGCTGCCATGATCCTTGTCGCGGCGGCCCCAGGCGGCGGTCGCCGACCACCATTTCCCATCGCCGAGGTCGCGCGTGTAGATCCCGCTCGCCGACCAGCGGGTTTCATCCTCGCCGGGCTCCAGTTGTTCCGGGCTCTTGAGATCCGCCCAGCTCGCCTGAAGGGAGAGGTTGGCATTGGGGTTCCAGCTCAACCGCACTGCGGTGGAATCGAGCGGCGCCGTTTCGATGTCGTAGCGCTTCTCATCCGGCTCCCGGCCGTTGAAGCGGGAGGCTTCGATCTTCACGTTCCGATGCGTGATCCCCGCCGTGACCACGCCGAACGTGATATGGGTGGAATCGAGCCAATGATGGGTGATCGGCGCCTCCGGGCTGTCCATGATCGACATGCGGTGCATGAAGGCGGGCGGGCCAAAGGCGGGCTCGCCGGGAAGGCCGCCATAGAGATAGAGGCTGGTGTCCGGCGCGAGGGGCACGCTGTAGCTCGCCGACAATTCCATGAAGAAATCGTGCGGATGCTGGCGGTCGACGAGCGGCGTGACGCCGTCCGCAGTCTCGCCCGAGGCGAGAAGGAGGGGGTAGCCCGCCTTGCCCATGAAGGGATCGGGGCTCAGCATCGTGCGCAACTGAAGCGTGCCGGCGCCGAGCGGCCGCTGCGCCATGCCCATCACCATGCCGGACAGGAACGCCTTGTCGTCTCCGCGAGGACCGTCCTGGCTGCTATAGACGCCGTTCAGGAGGGCATGGCCCATCAGGGTCCACTCCCCGGCCCGCAGATGGACGCCGCCATGACGGGAAGCATCGGGCTGCCAGGCCGTACCGGAGGCCTCGCGGGATGAAGGGTAGGGGCCGAGCGCGCCGCGCATGGCATGGGCGGCGGCGGCATGGCCGTCATGACCTTCGGATTTCATGTCCTCGGCCATGTCATGATGGCGATGCGGCCCTGCCTCCTGTGTTTGCGGAGGGGTATGTCCGGCATGATCGTCCTGTCCGGCGGGCGGCGGGGCCGGCGCCGGAGCGGACGGTTGGGGCGCGGAAGGATGGGCGCCATGATCGTGCTGTTGGGCGAAGGCCGGCGCCGCCATCAAAGCGAGAAGAGACACGGAAAGCATCGAACGCATGGTGATCGTCCTCATATCGAAAGGTCAGTGACAGGCGCGGCCCAGGGCCTTGAGGCGCCAGTAATTATAGGGAAGCGGGGCAAGGAATCCGGCCAGCAGCATGATCGGCAAGACCCACCAGGTGAGCATCGCGCCGCCGGTCAAGAGCCAGTCGACGCCGTTCATCGCCGCTTCCATCGCGATCATCGAGATGAGCGACATGCCGATCGCGGTCTTGAAGGCGGTGCGCAACGCCATCTGGCGCGACAGGATGGCGGTTTCGAGCGCGATCGACGCGAGGATGCCGTTCAGCGTCGCGAGGATCATGATCGCCATGGTCGGCCAGGCGATGCCGGTCAGCTGGAAGAAGGCGATGGTTCCGAAGTCGCCGGCCGCGCAGCCGGTCAGACACCAGGCGGTGTTGACCGAGGCGCGGCGCCATGTGTGACGGCAATGCCAATGGAAATCGGGCAGGGCGGCGGCATGGGCCATGAGGTTGCTCCTTGATTCGGCGGCCATGGCGGGCGAAATAAGGCTTCCAGTAACTGGAAGGTCAAGACATTGCCGGGAATGACGATCGGACAGGCGGCCCAGGCGGCGGGATTGCCAGTAAAGACGGTGCGCTATTATGCCGATATCGGCCTGGTCGTGCCGGAGGGGCGCGCGGCGTCCGGCTATCGCATCTACGGCACGGTGGAAGTCGGGCGTCTCGCCTTCGTGCGGCGGGCGCGCGCCTTCGGTTTTTCGGTGGAGGAATGCGGGGAGCTGCTCGGCCTCTACCAGGATCCGGGGCGAGCCAGCGCGGAGGTGAAGCGGCTGGCCCTCACCCATTTGCGGACGATCGACGCGCGCCTCGGCGAATTGCAGCGCCTCCGCGACGAGCTTCAGCTGCTCGCCGATGCATGTGCGGGCGATGCGGGTGCCGATTGTCCGATATTGGGCGCCATCGCCGCAGGTTGAGCCGCCTCGGCCTTGAGAAACCGCATGATCGCATCCGCCGCGACGGGGCCGGTCGGCTTGTCCGCCGCGCCGAACGTGTCGCGAATATAATCGATCTGCCGTTGCCGGTAGCGTTCGTGGGTGCTGAACGCTTCCTCAAGCCCCGCCTCCAGATCATTCACATGGTCGATCACCGGCCCCATGTCCCAGAAACGGTAATTGGGGTCGCCCCGCCAGTCCGCCCCATGCGCGTTGAGGAACAGGCAAGGGCGGGGGCGGATCAGGAATTCGGCCGCCTGGCTGCTGACGTCGCCCAGATAGAGGTCCGCCCCCATCGTATAGGTCATATCCGCCGACGCGACGCTGCCAAGGTCGATCCGCATGTGCGGCAGCCGGTCGAAGCGCGCGAACGGCGCATATTTGTCGGGGCGCGGCGGGTAGAAGAGCCGGATGTGCGGCGCGAAGACCAGGTTGTAGCGATCGCTGCGCGCGAAATGATCGAGCACCTGTTGCCCCCAGGCCGGCCAGGACGACAGGCTCAGCCAGAAATGTGGATTGTAGACCACGGTCGGCCGGCCGTTCGAAAAAAGCGGCTCGCGCTTCATGCGCCGGATGAGATCGAATTTGGCATAGATGCCGGTGGCGTAATGGCCCTCCTCGACCAGATGCTCCTCAAGCAGCCTTTTCTCGATCTTGCCGCCGGACATCAGCACGAAGTCGAACTGGCCGATATCCTTCTGGAAGCCGCTGGCGCGATCCCCGGCGCCGTGCCGCGTCCAGATGAAGCGCGGCTTCTTCAGGAAGCGTTTCAGCAGCAAGGTCGTGCGTTCCGGGACGACCAAGGCGTCGAAGCCGCTGAAATAGCGCAGGTTGCAAAAGAGGGAGAGGAGCTTGGGCGCGATGCCCTGGCCCCAGCGCGGGATGCTGTCGCGGACCCAACGCGGCAGGCTCAGCATCTCGAAAATGGGTCGGGCGTCCGGATAATATTGGCGGGCGAGCTTCTTCACGAAGGCGAGGTGGGCGGGAGTCGCCGCGGCGATATGGACTTCCGCGTCCTTGTGACGGCGCGAGAGTTCCAGCGCGATCGGCAGCGCATGAAAGGTCTGATGCGCCTGCGCGATGAAGGGAAAACAGATCTTCATCAGGCATGGCCTCCAGGCTTGCAGGCGTTACGGACCAATCATGGAACGACGGTTCCGAGGTCGGGTTCCATCCCTTTCCGTTGATAATGGAGTTAAATTATTTCCAATTTCGCGTGTCGAACCAGGTGCATTCGAGATCGGGTTTGGCCTGATGGAGCCGCTCGAATTCCGCTTGGGGTGCGAAACGCGCACACTGCAATAATTTGAGCCTTGAGAGGGTTGCCAGTGAAGAAAGGTCTTTATCCTGAAGCCGGACGGAGGTGAGGAAGAGGCCTTGCAGGGATCTGAGGCCGGCAATTGGTTTCAAACTGTGTAGCGTCAGCGGGATCCACATGCTGCCCTCCACGCCCAAGGCTTCAAGTTGATGGGCATCATTGAGCCAGGCCAAAGTTGAGATATGCTTCGCATTCTCGATGAACAAACGCTTCAAGGCCGGCATAAGAAGCAGGGGGCTGAAATCCGTGACGTTACGCGCACTATCAATTCTTAGGTGCCGCAGGCGTGTCAGATTGCCTAAGCAGTCAATGTTCGCTGCTGTAACCGGACCGTTGAGATCCAGACGCTCCAGTTGTTTCAGGGTGCAGATTTCCTCGAGGAACGGCTGATCCACCGACCGGGCGACGAGGTAGCGGATGGTCCGGCACTCACCGATTCCGCGATAGGAGGTTTTGCTTCGCGACAGGCCGGCGACCTCGGCGCAAGAGGCTATCTCATCCGGCCGCTGCACGAATTTATGGTTCCAGCCCGCTTGCTCCCATTCATCGATCCCGCGAAGCTGTTCGGCAAGTGTATAGTGTCTGCCGCCTCCGGCAAATGGCGATGCACTTCTCATTGGAAGGATGATAATGACGTGAAGTTAACAAAAGAAGGCGGCCCCTAGGGAACCGCCTTCTTTCAAAGCCTGGATCCCGGATCAAGTCCGGGATGACTCCGATGCGCCGCAAGGCGCCTCGGATCACTTGAGCTCGACGGTGCCGCCTGCTTCCTCGATCTGCTTCTTGATCTTTTCGGCTTCGTCCTTGTTCACGCCTTCCTTGATCGGCTTCGGAGCGCCTTCGACGAGCGCCTTGGCTTCGCCGAGGCCGAGGCCGGTGATCGCGCGGACTTCCTTGATGACGTTGATCTTCTTGCCGCCGTCGCCGGTGAGGATCACGTCGAATTCGGTCTTCTCTTCAGCGGCCGGAGCAGCGGCGCCGCCGCCAGCCGGGCCAGCAACCGCGACAGCCGCGGCGGCCGAAACGCCCCACTTTTCTTCCAGCGCCTTCGCGAGGTCGGCGGCTTCGAGGACGGTCAGCTCGGAAAGCTGATCAACGAGAGCATTGATGTCTGCCATTTTAAGTCTCCAATGAGGGCGCGTCGGCCCCGTATGTTCAGTTCAACAAGAAAAAATCAGGCGTCTGCCTTGGCGGCGAAAGCGCCGAAGACACGCGCAAGCTGTGCGCCCGGCTCGTTGATGGTCCGCGCAATCTTGGTCGCCGGCGCCTGGATGAGGCCGATGATCGTTGCACGCAGTTCATCGAGAGACGGAAGCTCGGCGAGCGCCTTCACTCCGTTGACATCGAGGAGCGTATCGCCCATCGCACCGCCCACGATTTCGAACCTGTCGGTCGTCTTCGCGAAGTCGACGACCACCTTGGCGGCCGCGACGGGATCGGTGGAGGTGGCGAGCGCCGTCGGACCCGTCAGCATGTCGCTGATGGGTGCGTAGGTCGTGCCCTCTACGGCAATCAGAGCGAGCGTATTCTTGGACACCTTAAAGCTGGCGCCGGCTTCACGCATCCGGTTCCTGAGGGTGGTCGATTGCGCCACCGTCAGGCCGAGATTGCGGGTGATGACCACGACCGCGCTCTCGTTGAACGTCTGCTTCAGCTGTGCGACCTGCTCGGCTTTTTGAGCGCGATCCATGCCTTACACTCCATTACGCACGGCGGACCATCCGCCGCGCGGGTACTTATGTCCGAGGGGTAGGGCTGACGGCCTGATCGTTCAGGCAGACACCGATGCGGCTGAGCCGTTCGGCTTGAAACTCTTCCCCGTCTAGGCTGGACATTAAGGAGGCCAAATCACCTCCACCAACTGTCTCGGACGGCTGCCCGGCGGGAAAGCCCACCCGGCAAGCCCGCGCCTCTACCGCAATCTCCCGCAAAGTCAACCGCCAAGCCGCGCCGGGCGCCGAGCGGTGCCGAGAGCGGGCATGGGTGCAGCTTGAATATGCGCCCTTGAAAGCATTGGCCGCATCCGGGAAATCATGTGCTCGCCTCCGTAGAGACTTGGTGCCTAGCCACCGCCCGGTGCCTTGGACCCCATCGGCCGCATATCGGGAGAGGGGCGATCATCTTGGCCACGATTCCAATCGATGCGATAAAGATCAAACCGGCGGTCTGAAAGGTTGCGAACGGTGCCTTCCGCACGTGCCCAGGTGAGATCGGCGAGATTCACGTCAGCGATCGTCAGCGTTTCGATATTCTCGCTTGCTTCCGCCGCGATACCGTCGCGGGCGAACGGGAAATCGCAGGGCGTGAGGATGCA containing:
- the rpoC gene encoding DNA-directed RNA polymerase subunit beta', whose protein sequence is MNELTNFANPVAKPETFDQIKIGIASPERIRSWSFGEIKKPETINYRTFKPERDGLFCARIFGPIKDYECLCGKYKRMKYKGIVCEKCGVEVTVSKVRRERMGHIELAAPVAHIWFLKSLPSRIGLLLDMQLKQLERVLYFESYVVIEPGLTPLEKYQLLTEDELIEAQDEYGEDAFSAGIGAEAVKQMLMDLDLEGERKDLLEELATTKSELKPKKIIKRLKVVESFLESGNRPEWMILDVVPVIPPELRPLVPLDGGRFATSDLNDLYRRVINRNNRLKRLMELRAPDIIVRNEKRMLQEAVDALFDNGRRGRTITGANKRPLKSLSDMLKGKQGRFRQNLLGKRVDYSGRSVIVTGPELKLHQCGLPKKMALELFKPFIYSRLDAKGLSMTLKQAKKWVEKERKEVWDILDEVIREHPVLLNRAPTLHRLGIQAFEPVLIEGKAIQLHPLVCAAFNADFDGDQMAVHVPLSLEAQLEARVLMMSTNNILSPANGKPIIVPSQDMVLGLYYLSLEREGEPGEGSLLSDMQEVHQALNAGAVTLHSKIVSRVPQTDENGNTYMKRFETTPGRMLLGETLPKSHKVPFETVNRLLTKKDIGDVIDEVYRHTGQKETVLFADAIMQLGFRHAFRAGISFGKDDMIIPHEKEGLVDETRALVKDYEQQYQDGLITQQEKYNKVIDAWSRCGDQVANAMMDKIKAQPKDENGRMAPINSIYMMAHSGARGSQAQMKQLAGMRGLMAKPSGEIIETPIISNFKEGLTVLEYFNSTHGARKGLADTALKTANSGYLTRRLVDVSQDCVIVEEDCKTSNALEMRAIVQGGATIASLGERILGRTPSEDIVDSKTGDVIAREGTLIDEPAALKIDELGIQAVKIRSPLICESVQGVCGKCYGRDLARGTPVNIGEAVGVIAAQSIGEPGTQLTMRTFHIGGAAQLNETSNLEAAVDGTIELRDLPTIMDSRGRRIAMARNGELAIVDMDGRERASHRIPYGAHLLVDHGHIVSKGDRIAEWDPFMMPVITEKGGTVKFQDLIEGKTLTEQTDEATGIAQRVVTEFRGTSRSKEDLRPRITLLDDNSGEAARYMLSPGAMLSVEDGQVVQAGEVLARVSREAAKTRDITGGLPRVAELFEARKPKENAIIAKVSGRVSFGKDYKAKRKIAIIPEDGGDPVEYLVPKSKVIDVQEGDFIKRGDNLIGGSPDPHDILEVLGVVALAEYLVSEIQEVYRLQGVKINDKHIEVIVRQMLQKVEIIESGDTTLLVGEQVDLAEMNEINAKLGKNQARAVGKPVLLGITKASLQTRSFISAASFQETTRVLTEASVQGKVDTLDGLKENVIVGRLIPAGTGAGMQRMRIAASSRDAALRAAHRKLQESLIAANTAEEEHAAELAQGPEAAIGNDPLGDVAPSGTGTDADAGEYLND